In the Chryseobacterium sp. MYb264 genome, one interval contains:
- a CDS encoding type II toxin-antitoxin system RelE/ParE family toxin produces MANYVLTHKAIEDLSKIYEYTYEFWSENQADIYYEKLLNFFQLLAENPKIGKIYTEISSEIFGFLAEKHLIFYRIVMNENIEIIRILGAEMDIKNRIKE; encoded by the coding sequence ATGGCTAATTATGTTTTAACCCATAAAGCGATTGAAGATCTATCAAAAATATATGAATATACTTATGAATTTTGGTCGGAAAATCAGGCGGATATTTACTATGAAAAATTATTAAATTTCTTTCAATTACTTGCCGAAAACCCAAAAATTGGAAAAATATATACAGAAATTAGCTCTGAAATTTTTGGGTTCTTGGCAGAAAAACATTTAATTTTCTATCGAATCGTAATGAATGAAAATATTGAAATCATAAGAATTTTAGGCGCTGAAATGGATATTAAAAATAGAATAAAAGAATAA
- a CDS encoding PH domain-containing protein, with protein sequence MFKKLAAEALGLGDIGKIIPSHDYDKVDSDDYILSEDNEKIFFLIKSKRDEYCFTNRALIHIDGASALDKKRTLKRYEYYQFPFSNIALQTAGTIDLDVEISFNIGNVSLMISVAKGQIDQLKDLYKALLAIQQEVHHNHSLLNFSNDSIQKAVATVASGKQENVSKSQELRAINEYIFAWNTTSFDKYNQKDFSRIFEKYINN encoded by the coding sequence ATGTTTAAAAAATTAGCGGCAGAAGCGTTAGGATTAGGTGATATCGGTAAAATTATTCCGTCTCATGATTATGATAAAGTAGATTCAGATGATTATATTTTATCCGAAGACAACGAAAAAATTTTCTTTTTAATTAAATCTAAAAGAGATGAGTACTGCTTCACCAACAGGGCACTTATTCACATTGACGGCGCAAGTGCGCTGGATAAAAAGAGAACATTAAAGAGATATGAATATTACCAGTTTCCTTTCTCCAATATTGCATTGCAGACCGCCGGAACAATAGATCTGGACGTTGAAATTTCATTCAATATCGGAAATGTTTCTTTGATGATCAGCGTTGCCAAAGGCCAGATCGACCAGCTGAAAGATCTGTATAAAGCACTTCTGGCGATTCAGCAGGAAGTTCACCACAATCATTCTCTGTTGAACTTTTCTAATGACAGCATTCAGAAGGCCGTTGCAACGGTGGCTTCAGGAAAACAGGAAAATGTTTCAAAAAGTCAGGAATTAAGAGCAATCAATGAGTATATTTTCGCCTGGAACACCACAAGCTTTGATAAGTATAATCAAAAAGATTTCTCAAGAATTTTTGAGAAGTATATTAACAATTAA
- the lpdA gene encoding dihydrolipoyl dehydrogenase — translation MNYDIIVIGSGPGGYVTAIRAAQLGFKTAIIEKENLGGICLNWGCIPTKALLKSAQVFHYINHAEDYGLNKVEGSFEFPNVIQRSRGVANKMSKGIEFLMKKNKIDVILGTAKVQKGKKVSVTDKDGKVTEYAGTHIIIATGARSRELPNLPQDGKKVIGYRQALSLPEQPKSMIVVGSGAIGVEFADFYNTMGTKVTVVEFMPNIVPVEDEDVSKHLEKSLKKSGIEIMVNASVESVDTSGEGVKATVKTANGNVVLEADILLSAVGIAANIENIGLEEVGIQTDKGRVLVNEWYETSVPGYYAIGDLIPTQALAHVASAEGITCVEKIKGLHVEKIDYGNIPGCTYCHPEVASVGLTEKQAKEKGYEIKVGKFPLSASGKATANGNTDGFVKVIFDAKYGEWLGCHMIGEGVTDMVAEAVVARKLETTGHEIIKSIHPHPTVSEAIMEAAAAAYGEVIHI, via the coding sequence ATGAATTACGATATTATTGTCATCGGAAGTGGTCCTGGTGGATATGTTACTGCCATTAGAGCGGCGCAATTAGGTTTTAAAACTGCAATTATCGAGAAAGAAAATTTAGGAGGAATTTGCCTTAACTGGGGATGTATTCCAACTAAAGCTTTGTTGAAGTCGGCTCAGGTATTTCATTATATCAATCACGCTGAAGATTATGGTTTAAATAAAGTGGAAGGGAGCTTTGAGTTTCCAAATGTAATCCAAAGAAGCCGTGGAGTGGCCAACAAAATGAGTAAAGGGATTGAGTTCTTGATGAAAAAGAACAAAATCGATGTTATTTTAGGAACTGCAAAAGTACAGAAAGGCAAAAAAGTTTCTGTTACAGATAAAGATGGAAAAGTAACTGAATATGCAGGGACTCACATTATTATCGCAACCGGAGCTCGTTCTAGAGAATTACCAAACTTACCTCAGGACGGTAAAAAAGTAATCGGATACAGACAGGCATTATCTCTTCCTGAGCAGCCAAAATCTATGATTGTTGTAGGTTCTGGAGCAATCGGGGTAGAATTTGCTGACTTCTATAACACAATGGGTACAAAAGTAACCGTTGTTGAATTTATGCCGAACATCGTTCCTGTAGAGGATGAGGATGTTTCTAAGCACTTAGAAAAATCTCTGAAAAAATCAGGTATCGAAATTATGGTAAATGCTTCTGTAGAAAGCGTTGATACAAGCGGAGAAGGAGTGAAAGCTACAGTGAAAACCGCTAACGGAAACGTAGTTCTTGAAGCTGATATTTTATTGTCTGCTGTGGGTATTGCTGCAAACATCGAGAACATTGGTCTTGAAGAAGTGGGAATCCAGACAGATAAAGGTAGAGTTTTGGTCAACGAATGGTACGAAACTTCAGTTCCCGGATACTATGCCATCGGAGATTTGATTCCTACTCAGGCTTTGGCGCACGTTGCTTCTGCGGAAGGGATTACTTGTGTTGAGAAAATCAAAGGTCTTCACGTTGAGAAAATCGACTATGGTAATATTCCTGGATGTACTTACTGTCACCCTGAAGTTGCTTCTGTTGGTCTTACAGAAAAGCAGGCTAAAGAAAAAGGATACGAGATCAAAGTGGGTAAATTCCCTCTTTCTGCAAGTGGTAAAGCAACAGCCAACGGAAATACTGACGGTTTCGTTAAAGTAATTTTCGATGCTAAATATGGCGAGTGGTTAGGTTGCCACATGATCGGAGAAGGGGTTACAGATATGGTTGCTGAAGCTGTTGTTGCCAGAAAATTAGAAACGACTGGCCACGAAATCATCAAATCTATTCACCCGCACCCAACGGTTTCTGAAGCGATCATGGAAGCTGCCGCTGCTGCATACGGTGAAGTGATTCACATTTAA
- a CDS encoding type II toxin-antitoxin system ParD family antitoxin, with protein sequence MGRNTSVSLGDYFEDFVDQKVSEGRFKNASEVIRAGLRLLEEDENRVQLLKNAIQEGIDSGINADFNPKKHLQTLKAKLKDNG encoded by the coding sequence ATGGGACGAAATACTTCTGTTTCTCTAGGAGATTACTTTGAGGATTTTGTAGATCAAAAAGTTTCTGAAGGAAGATTTAAAAATGCCAGTGAAGTTATTCGCGCGGGTTTGCGATTATTGGAAGAAGATGAAAACAGAGTTCAGCTTTTGAAAAATGCAATTCAGGAGGGAATTGATAGTGGAATTAATGCTGATTTTAATCCAAAAAAACATCTTCAAACACTTAAAGCTAAATTAAAAGACAATGGCTAA